A window of the Vigna angularis cultivar LongXiaoDou No.4 chromosome 3, ASM1680809v1, whole genome shotgun sequence genome harbors these coding sequences:
- the LOC108345095 gene encoding acyl carrier protein 1, chloroplastic — translation MATNTFNGGSLSARSLCLQFNQNLAFNSVPSPRFGSISIYGRRNVSFSSQPRSVCLRVSCAAKQETVQKVCKIVKNQLALPDDSTVTGESTFAALGADSLDTVEIVMGLEEEFGISVGEDSAQSISTVQDAADLIEEIISKQNP, via the exons ATGGCGACCAACACGTTCAATGGAGGATCACTCTCCGCACGCTCTCTCTGTCTCCAGTTCAATCAGAATTTG GCATTTAATTCAGTTCCTAGCCCGAGGTTTGGCTCAATTTCAATCTACGGGAGGAGGAATGTTTCTTTTAGCTCGCAGCCGCGCTCAGTTTGCCTCAGAGTTTCCTGTGCT GCTAAACAGGAGACAGTACAAAAGGTGTGCAAAATAGTAAAGAACCAGCTGGCTCTACCAGATGACTCTACAGTCACTGGAGAGTCAACATTTGCGGCTCTTGGAGCTGATTCACTTGACACT GTTGAGATCGTGATGGGGCTTGAGGAGGAATTTGGTATCAGTGTAGGAGAAGATAGTGCACAGAGCATCTCAACAGTTCAGGATGCTGCAGATCTTATCGAGGAGATAATCAGTAAACAGAATCCTTAA
- the LOC108345080 gene encoding bifunctional 3-dehydroquinate dehydratase/shikimate dehydrogenase, chloroplastic-like → MTISSRNSAPFQCDAGIRNEGRRNSTLICGSTTAETVEEMVFEMVKAKELGADLVEARLDLLKDFHLTQHLPFLIKNRPLPILISYRPIWEGGKYEGDETKRQEALRLAIDLECEFVEVELKVAHEFYNGIGWKKAESVKMVVSSHNLKNTPSVEEIGNLAATIQASGADIVKITTTALDITDSARLLQVLLHSQVPMIGIAVGEKGILSRVLCAKFGGFLTFGSIEDGAVSAPGQPTIEDLLDLYNFRHIGVDTKVHGVIGNPISHSKSPHLYNAAFKSMGFDGVYLPFLVDNVSDFLSTYSSLDFVGYSYTIPHKVDGLRCCDEVDPIAKAIGAISCMIRRPSNGKLIGYNMDYLGAIAAIEERLQDSNGRSMSGSPLYGKLFVVIGAGGAGKALAFGGKQKGARIVVANRTYSKAQELANRVGGKAITLSELENFHPEQGMILANATSVGMEPYIHESLVPKEALKHYSLVFDAIYTPKLTRLLLEAREVGAAIVYGTEMFINQAFVQFERFTRLPAPKQLMRDVLARNT, encoded by the exons ATGACTATCAGCAGCAGGAACAGCGCCCCG TTCCAGTGCGACGCAGGAATTCGAAATGAAGGTAGGAGAAACTCAACACTGATTTGTGGATCAACGACGGCAGAGACGGTGGAGGAAATGGTGTTTGAGATGGTGAAGGCAAAAGAATTGGGTGCTGACTTAGTAGAGGCTCGGTTGGATTTATTGAAGGACTTCCACCTTACTCAACATCTTCCGTTTCTAATAAAAAACCGTCCTTTGCCCATTTTAATCAGCTATAG ACCAATATGGGAAGGAGGAAAGTACGAGGGCGATGAAACCAAGCGACAAGAAGCTCTACGTCTAGCCATTGATTTGGAGTGTGAGTTTGTTGAAGTTGAGTTAAAG GTGGCCCATGAGTTTTATAATGGCATTGGATGGAAGAAGGCAGAGAGTGTGAAGATGGTTGTGTCTTCACACAACTTGAAAAATACTCCGTCTGTGGAGGAAATCGGTAACCTTGCTGCTACAATTCAAGCTTCAGGGGCAGATATAGTGAAGATTACTACAACTGCCTTAGACATCACAGATTCTGCACGTCTTCTCCAAGTCCTACTACACTCTCAA GTTCCAATGATAGGAATTGCAGTTGGTGAGAAGGGGATTTTGTCAAGGGTACTCTGCGCAAAATTTGGAGGATTTCTCACGTTTGGTTCAATTGAGGATGGTGCTGTATCAGCTCCTGGGCAACCAACTATCGAAGACTTGTTGGATTTGTACAATTTTAGACACATTGGGGTTGACACTAAAGTACACGGTGTTATAGGAAATCCTATCAGTCATAGCAAAAGTCCTCATCTTTATAATGCAGCTTTCAAGTCTATGGGATTTGATGGAGTTTACTTGCCTTTCTTGGTCGATAATGTCTCAGATTTTCTCAGCACTTACTCATCTCTTGATTTTGTTGGATACAG TTACACGATTCCTCACAAGGTGGATGGACTTAGATGTTGTGATGAAGTCGATCCTATTGCTAAG GCAATAGGAGCTATTAGCTGCATGATTAGGAGGCCGAGTAATGGAAAACTGATAGGTTATAATATGGATTATCTTGGGGCCATTGCAGCTATTGAGGAACGACTACAGG ATTCAAACGGACGATCCATGTCTGGTTCACCTTTATATGGTAAACTGTTTGTGGTCATAGGAGCTGGTGGGGCAGGAAAGGCACTAGCTTTCGGTGGAAAACAAAAGGGTGCAAGAATAGTTGTTGCTAATCGTACATATT CCAAAGCCCAAGAACTAGCCAACAGAGTGGGAGGAAAGGCTATTACTTTATCTGAATTAGAGAACTTCCACCCAGAACAAGGCATGATTCTCGCAAATGCTACTTCTGTTGGAATGGAACCATATATTCACGAGTCACTCGTACCAAAG GAAGCCTTGAAACACTATTCCTTGGTATTTGATGCCATTTATACACCAAAATTGACAAGACTCCTTCTAGAAGCACGAGAAGTTGGTGCTGCCATCGTCTATGGTACAGAAATGTTCATCAATCAAGCATTCGTGCAGTTTGAAAGGTTCACAAGGTTGCCAG CTCCAAAGCAACTCATGAGGGATGTTCTGGCAAGAAATACCTGA
- the LOC108344929 gene encoding protein CANDIDATE G-PROTEIN COUPLED RECEPTOR 2-like yields MVDQSLLTLQKQGPNSVVTEGIHNWVFECHGFLHNAVLIIASFLFVLYLALQARQSFLKLSNGRSYIIISYYASLWLVSILNLVWCFSQTWECSPGKEFAWNLLSLFTTSGMLFLEVSLLAFLFQGNSTSGLEALTRTFGISGIIVGFDILLKAIYLFAFGIPIFINSGYPTPHLKWNLWVIHKLLLTLVYGFILFVYHSRWRERLPARPAYYKYVIIMFILNAIALFACGITGNGASFGFWLYHFTIVCYHAAYLPLLYITFLADFFQEDDLRLENVYYSEMKDAGFFESDWN; encoded by the exons ATGGTAGACCAATCGTTGCTGACACTCCAAAAACAAGGGCCAAATTCAGTGGTAACTGAAGGAATCCACAATTGGGTGTTTGAGTGCCATGGGTTTTTGCACAATGCGGTTTTGATCATCGCTTCCTTTCTCTTCGTCTTGTACTTAGCACTGCAAGCTAGACAAAGCTTCCTCAAACTCTCAAATGGTCGTTCTTACATCATTATATCCTATTACGCTTCTCTCTGGCTTGTCAGTATCCTCAATCTCGTGTGGTGCTTTTCCCAG ACATGGGAGTGCTCTCCTGGGAAAGAGTTTGCGTGGAACTTGTTGTCCCTCTTTACTACTTCTGGAATGTTGTTTCTTGAAGTGAGTTTGCTTGCGTTTTTGTTTCAAGGAAATAGTACCAGTGGCTTAGAAGCGTTAACTCGAACTTTTGGTATATCGGGGATTATTGTTGGTTTTGATATCTTGTTGAAG GCTATATATCTGTTTGCATTCGGGATTCCAATTTTCATCAACAGTGGTTACCCTACTCCTCACTTGAAGTGGAACTTGTGGGTCATTCACAAGCTGTTGCTTACCCTTGTTTACGGTTTCATATTGTTTGTTTATCATTCTAGGTGGAGAGAAAGGTTACCTG CGAGGCCTGCATACTACAAGTATGTTATTATCATGTTCATCTTGAATGCAATTGCACTATTTGCTTGTGGCATTACTGGAAACGGTGCTTCTTTTGGTTTCTG GTTATATCATTTCACGATTGTGTGTTACCATGCCGCTTATCTTCCCCTTCTGTATATAACCTTCCTGGCTGACTTTTTTCAG GAGGACGATTTGCGTTTGGAAAACGTGTACTACTCTGAAATGAAAGATGCTGGTTTCTTCGAATCAGATTGGAACTGA
- the LOC108346047 gene encoding vesicle-associated protein 2-2 isoform X1 — protein sequence MFFPFSVTSSVSISTSVTPSGTIMSKASILEIEPKELKFIFELKKQSSCSVRLTNNTFDYVAFKVKTTSPKKYSVRPNVGVLVPKATSEFIVTMQSQREVPEDMVCKDKFLIQSTVVPAETTSDEVTSSLFIKDGSKYIEENKLKVTLISPPNSPDLSPINGDFKNGLDHGKVQIYSKDETQSPEPMVLKNPDRVHEVLKLEEDMDLRADYYVGLDTMKDVEEPNEEAQLKVSKDKESNMVKDEDELKPQKKLGVEVSKDTDLTKVKNAEELKPYKSTQLKVSNVMDFNKASNAEELKPEKATELKVSKVRDLNKVKNAEEFKPENAAGLKVSEVQNLDPENSVKELNPETELKMSKDVEFKTKKNIEELKPENVEELKMSKDMELKALKNVEELKLEKEAELRVSKSIEEVKLLKAIEEMKLKLDGLESKLNESGVTISKLTEERRLSNHETKILQEKLADLINKGPRKVQVGFPLLYVCMVALICVFLGYRLHS from the exons ATGTTTTTTCCGTTTTCCGTAACGAGTTCA GTGTCGATCTCGACTTCGGTTACCCCCTCGGGGACAATCATGAGTAAAGCTTCGATTCTCGAAATCGAACCCAAGGAACTCAAATTTATAT TTGAATTGAAGAAGCAAAGTTCTTGCTCGGTTCGGTTAACTAACAACACCTTTGACTATGTGGCGTTCAAG GTCAAAACGACGTCGCCTAAGAAATATTCGGTGCGTCCAAATGTTGGAGTGCTCGTGCCGAAAGCCACTTCTGAGTTCATCG TTACAATGCAATCCCAAAGGGAAGTACCTGAAGATATGGTGTGCAAGGACAAGTTCTTAATCCAGAGCACAGTGGTTCCTGCCGAAACAACCAGTGACGAAGTTACGTCTAGCCTG TTTATTAAAGATGGAAGTAAGTATATAGAAGAGAATAAGCTGAAGGTGACCCTGATCAGCCCACCCAATTCACCTGATCTCTCTCCTATTAATGGTGACTTCAAGAATGGTCTTGATCATGGAAAAGTTCAGATATATAGTAAAGATGAAACCCAATCGCCAGAGCCTATG GTTCTCAAAAATCCAGACAGGGTTCATGAGGTATTAAAGCTAGAAGAGGATATGGATTTGAGGGCAGATTATTATGTGGGGTTGGACACTATGAAGGACGTAGAGGAGCCAAATGAAGAAGCACAGTTAAAAGTGTCTAAAGATAAGGAGTCGAACATGGTAAAGGATGAAGATGAACTGAAGCCACAAAAAAAGTTAGGGGTAGAAGTGTCAAAAGATACGGATTTGACCAAAGTAAAGAATGCAGAGGAACTGAAACCATATAAATCAACACAGTTGAAAGTGTCTAATGTTATGGATTTTAACAAAGCAAGCAATGCAGAGGAGCTGAAACCTGAGAAAGCAACAGAGTTGAAAGTGTCTAAAGTTCGggatttgaacaaagtaaagaATGCAGAGGAGTTTAAACCAGAGAATGCAGCTGGGTTGAAAGTGTCAGAAGTTCAGAATTTAGACCCAGAAAATTCTGTAAAGGAACTGAATCCAGAAACAGAGTTAAAAATGTCAAAAGATGTGGagttcaaaacaaaaaagaatattGAGGAACTGAAGCCAGAAAACGTTGAAGAGTTAAAAATGTCAAAAGATATGGAGTTGAAAGCATTAAAAAATGTTGAGGAACTGAAGCTAGAAAAAGAAGCCGAGTTAAGAGTTTCGAAGAGTATAGAGGAGGTCAAATTATTGAAAGCTATTGAAGAGATGAAGTTAAAGCTTGATGGACTTGAGTCAAAACTAAATGAG TCTGGAGTAACAATATCAAAGTTAACAGAGGAGAGGAGGCTCAGCAATCATGAGACAAAAATCTTGCAGGAAAAACTA GCAGATCTTATTAATAAAGGTCCAAGAAAAGTTCAAGTCGGATTCCCACTTTTATATGTCTGTATGGTGGCGCTTATCTGTGTCTTCTTGGGATACCGTTTGCACTCGTAA
- the LOC108346047 gene encoding vesicle-associated protein 2-2 isoform X2 — MSKASILEIEPKELKFIFELKKQSSCSVRLTNNTFDYVAFKVKTTSPKKYSVRPNVGVLVPKATSEFIVTMQSQREVPEDMVCKDKFLIQSTVVPAETTSDEVTSSLFIKDGSKYIEENKLKVTLISPPNSPDLSPINGDFKNGLDHGKVQIYSKDETQSPEPMVLKNPDRVHEVLKLEEDMDLRADYYVGLDTMKDVEEPNEEAQLKVSKDKESNMVKDEDELKPQKKLGVEVSKDTDLTKVKNAEELKPYKSTQLKVSNVMDFNKASNAEELKPEKATELKVSKVRDLNKVKNAEEFKPENAAGLKVSEVQNLDPENSVKELNPETELKMSKDVEFKTKKNIEELKPENVEELKMSKDMELKALKNVEELKLEKEAELRVSKSIEEVKLLKAIEEMKLKLDGLESKLNESGVTISKLTEERRLSNHETKILQEKLADLINKGPRKVQVGFPLLYVCMVALICVFLGYRLHS, encoded by the exons ATGAGTAAAGCTTCGATTCTCGAAATCGAACCCAAGGAACTCAAATTTATAT TTGAATTGAAGAAGCAAAGTTCTTGCTCGGTTCGGTTAACTAACAACACCTTTGACTATGTGGCGTTCAAG GTCAAAACGACGTCGCCTAAGAAATATTCGGTGCGTCCAAATGTTGGAGTGCTCGTGCCGAAAGCCACTTCTGAGTTCATCG TTACAATGCAATCCCAAAGGGAAGTACCTGAAGATATGGTGTGCAAGGACAAGTTCTTAATCCAGAGCACAGTGGTTCCTGCCGAAACAACCAGTGACGAAGTTACGTCTAGCCTG TTTATTAAAGATGGAAGTAAGTATATAGAAGAGAATAAGCTGAAGGTGACCCTGATCAGCCCACCCAATTCACCTGATCTCTCTCCTATTAATGGTGACTTCAAGAATGGTCTTGATCATGGAAAAGTTCAGATATATAGTAAAGATGAAACCCAATCGCCAGAGCCTATG GTTCTCAAAAATCCAGACAGGGTTCATGAGGTATTAAAGCTAGAAGAGGATATGGATTTGAGGGCAGATTATTATGTGGGGTTGGACACTATGAAGGACGTAGAGGAGCCAAATGAAGAAGCACAGTTAAAAGTGTCTAAAGATAAGGAGTCGAACATGGTAAAGGATGAAGATGAACTGAAGCCACAAAAAAAGTTAGGGGTAGAAGTGTCAAAAGATACGGATTTGACCAAAGTAAAGAATGCAGAGGAACTGAAACCATATAAATCAACACAGTTGAAAGTGTCTAATGTTATGGATTTTAACAAAGCAAGCAATGCAGAGGAGCTGAAACCTGAGAAAGCAACAGAGTTGAAAGTGTCTAAAGTTCGggatttgaacaaagtaaagaATGCAGAGGAGTTTAAACCAGAGAATGCAGCTGGGTTGAAAGTGTCAGAAGTTCAGAATTTAGACCCAGAAAATTCTGTAAAGGAACTGAATCCAGAAACAGAGTTAAAAATGTCAAAAGATGTGGagttcaaaacaaaaaagaatattGAGGAACTGAAGCCAGAAAACGTTGAAGAGTTAAAAATGTCAAAAGATATGGAGTTGAAAGCATTAAAAAATGTTGAGGAACTGAAGCTAGAAAAAGAAGCCGAGTTAAGAGTTTCGAAGAGTATAGAGGAGGTCAAATTATTGAAAGCTATTGAAGAGATGAAGTTAAAGCTTGATGGACTTGAGTCAAAACTAAATGAG TCTGGAGTAACAATATCAAAGTTAACAGAGGAGAGGAGGCTCAGCAATCATGAGACAAAAATCTTGCAGGAAAAACTA GCAGATCTTATTAATAAAGGTCCAAGAAAAGTTCAAGTCGGATTCCCACTTTTATATGTCTGTATGGTGGCGCTTATCTGTGTCTTCTTGGGATACCGTTTGCACTCGTAA